DNA from Agarilytica rhodophyticola:
ATCAGAGTACCTTTATGAAAGGGAAAGTTTACGCGGTTTGGTGCTTGTTATGGATATACGTCATCCAATGCAGGAGTTCGACAGCATGATGATTAACTGGGCAGTAGATGCCAACATGCCGGTTCACGCACTATTAACCAAGAGTGATAAATTGAAACGTGGTGCAGCAAAATCTACACTACTGCAATTTAACCAGCATATGAAAAAAGCGCGGGTAGACGACTTAGTATCCGCACAATTATTTTCAGCCTTAAAAAAGGATGGCGTTGATAATTTACGTGACAAACTTAACACTTGGCTCACACCTGAAGAGCCATAAAAAAAGCCCGTTAACCTTGGGGACAATTAACGGGCTTGAAATTAGATGCTCTACTATAAAATTCTTTCAATGAGCATCAAAGGGCATATATTGAGACTCGCAATTGAGAGATTGGTTCCGGTGCTGATGAAGAAGTTATGGAGTTTGAAAAATGATTACGAAATAAATAACGGAATTTAAATATCATTAACTTCTGCATCGAAATAAATATGAAATATCAATGCAAAAAAAACCCTGGTCAGCTAAACACTGCCAGGGTAAATTTATCTACTTTGGGGGAAAGCAACATCAACTACATGTAAAACTAAGAAGAAAGATACGGTGAAAAATTTATTACCACATCATTTGTTCATGCATTATATGACGGCTAAAAGCTGAAAGGGTTCAATCATTTTTGAAAAAAAATGCAAACTTGTCGCCAAGTCTATCTTTAATGCGCCTCATCCCAGTTATTCCCTACACCCACATCGACTACTAAAGGAATTGAAAGCTTTATCGCGCCAGACATGAGCGTTGATAAATGGCTAGAAACGTTATCTATCATTTTTTCTGGAACTTCTAATACAAGCTCATCATGCACCTGCATAATTATTTTGGCTTCTACTTCTTTATCTTTGTCTAACCATTCATCTACATCAATCATCGCGCGTTTTATTATGTCTGCTGCACTTCCTTGCATTGGCGCATTAATTGCCGTTCTCTCCGCTGCTTGACGTCTCATAAAATTATTAGAGCGAATTTCAGGTAGATATAAACGTCTACCTAGTATTGTCTCTACATAGCCTTGCTCTGCCGCTTTTTCACGGATGTCAGTCATGTACTGGGCAACACCTGGATAGCGTTCAAAATAAGTATCGATGTAACGTTGAGCGTCATTACGGCCAATATGCAATTGTTTGGCTAAACCAAAGGCTGACATGCCGTAAATCAAACCAAAATTAATGGCTTTAGCACTGCGGCGCTGTTCACTGGTAACACTATCTAGTTCCTCACCGAATACTTCTGCCGCAGTAGCACGGTGAATATCGACGCCCTTGGAAAACGCATCACATAAACTTTTATCATGTGATAAATGCGCCATAATTCTCAGTTCGATTTGCGAATAGTCTGCCGCTAAGATTTTATGCCCAGGCGATGCAACAAAGGCTTGCCTAACACGTCTTCCCGCTTCTGTTTTTATGGGAATATTTTGTAAGTTTGGATCAGTTGAAGAAAGACGACCTGTAGCGGCAACGGCTTGGTGATAAGAAGTATGAAGACGCCCACTCTGCGAATTAACCATCGTTGGCAGCTTATCTGTGTAAGTAGATTTAAGCTTTGCCAAACCACGGTATTCAAGAATCAGTTTTGGTAGAGGATAGTCAAGTGCCAACTCTTGTAACACTTCTTCTGCCGTTGAAGGTGTTTTAGATTTCGTTTTTTTGATGACAGGTAAACCGAGCTTTTCAAACAATATGGTGCCCAGCTGTTTCGGCGAAGCGAGATTAAATTCTTCTCCAGCCATGTCATATACTTGTCGCTCAAGTTCGCTTATACGTTGACTATGCTCAGCACTCTGTTGGGCCAAAAGCTTGGTATCTAGCAAAGCCCCATTGCGCTCTATACGCGATAAGACTGGCACTAGAGGTAACTCCACTTCCTCAAATACTTTGCGTAGGCCCTCTTCTGCGCTGACTTCAGGCCAGAGTTTTTTATGTAACCGCAGCGTTATATCCGCATCTTCAGCAGCGTACTTACTCGCCTCCTCTAAAGGGATTTGGTTGAAGGTAAGTTGTTTTGCACCTTTACCCGCAATGTCTTCAAAATGAATAGTCTTAAGGCCTAAATGATTCAGAGCCAAAGTATCCATATCGTGACGTGAACCGACGGAGTTAAAAACATAAGACTCAAGCATGGTATCGTAGGCAATACCTTGTAAATCGATCCCATGATTTTTCAGTACATTAGCGTCATACTTTAGGTTCTGCCCGACTTTTTTATGATCCTGACTTTCTAGCAGGGGCTTTAATTTTGCCAGTACGGTAGCTTCGCTCAGTTGTTCAGGAGCATCAATATAGTCATGACCAAAAGGGACATAGGCCGCTTTACCCACCTCAGCAGAAAATGAAACACCAACTACGCGAGCATTCATATAATCCAAACTAGTAGTTTCGGTATCGAAAGCGAATAGCTCTGCATTGCTGAGTACGTCAATCCACCCATCGAGAGCTTTCTCGGTGAGCACGCAATCGTATTCCACTTCAACCTTAGGGGTTTGGTTGTCACTTGTAGCGCCGGCACTGTCGCTCTCGTTATCGAGTTCCACAAGCCACGACTTGAATTCTAATTCGGAAAATAGCTCTCGAAGAGCTGTATTATCAGGATCACTATGCTTCAACTCTTCCACTTTTTGCGGCAACTCAACGTCTGTCTTGATAGTGGCAAGTTCATAGGATAACTCGGCTTTTTCACGATTTGTTTCGAGCTTCGCCCCCATAGTTTTGGCACCGCGAAAACTTAAACCACTGACCTTATCGATATTATCGTAAATATCTTTAATGCCGCCTAGATTTTGAATGAGAGCAAGTGCGGTTTTCTCACCTACGCCGGGCACACCAGGTATGTTATCGACTTTATCACCCATCAAAGCTAGATAATCGATAATGTAGCAAGGTGGAATACCAAACTTACTCTCTACGCCTGCAATATCCATCACAGTTTCTGTCATGGTATTAACAAGTGTTACCTTATCGTTGACAAGCTGCGCCATATCTTTATCGCCAGTAGAGATAATGACATCGAAATTTTTGCTCGCAGCCTCTTGGGACAAAGTTCCAATGACATCATCCGCTTCAACACCACTAATAACCAACATCGGCAGACCCATGGCCTCGATGATCTTGTGCAAGGGCTCTATTTGTGAACGCAAATCATCTGGCATAGGCGGTCGATTAGCTTTGTATTGATCAAATATTTCATCGCGAAAAGTTTTACCTTTTGCGTCAAATACCACCACGATGGGGCTTTGGGGATAATCTTTGGTCAGGCGCTTAAGCATATTAATGACGCCTTTTATAGCTCCTGTCGGCTGCCCTTTTGAGTTAGATAAAGGTGGAAGTGCATGGAATGCACGATAAAGATAAGAAGATCCATCAACGAATACGAGAGGTACAGATGTGCTTGTCATTGGGTTTTGCTTAGTTGTTATTTATTGGTGATAAAGGATTGGTAAAGGTCGCGATCACCATGATGATCGTTTCAGGTGTAGAAGGATACTCGTATAGGTGAATATTTAATATGGATAGGCCTCTGTTATTGCATTTTTGTTACCTTTTATCACGTAAAACAATAAAAGTGGGTGAACAATGCCTTTAGAAGAATTTAATTGATGTGATTCCTCCTCCTACAAAATTATAAATTGATTAGTAAATAGGAAAAAAAGCAAAAAAAATTGAAAAATGTTGCAATCGGCGTCTTTACTTTTTAATTGTCAATAATTTTTAATAAAAAAATGAAAAAAATATTTGCATAATCCGGAATTGTTTGTTACCTTATGTAACGTGAAGTGTTACTTCGCACTGAAGACCTAGACACAGGTCATTCGGTATCAACTTTAAACTTATATATTTGTAATTGGAGAACCATCATCATGAATAAAGTACTGCTATTGTTACTCGCAGTATCGTTGAATGGTGTTGCAAGTGAAGAAGTTGGTGCCCCTTATCCTCAATTAGCGACTTCCGCCCACTCAGGTTTAGCGGTAGCTGCAGTTGCGGAGACAGGCGCCAGCAAAAGCTGGGCAGCACAACCAACGGTTGAAACGTCTAAGAAAATTGAAGCGAAAGAATTTGAAATGCGCGTCGAAGGGTTCGACGTTAAGCTGAATCAGGAGCTAGATAAAATGATTTCACACAAGCTCGATTCACTATTAGCTAAGGACTAATTGCTAAGATCTGTTCATACTCATAGCACCGTGCCTGCCAGAGCTTGACTTCTAGAGGCCTAGGCTAT
Protein-coding regions in this window:
- the polA gene encoding DNA polymerase I; its protein translation is MTSTSVPLVFVDGSSYLYRAFHALPPLSNSKGQPTGAIKGVINMLKRLTKDYPQSPIVVVFDAKGKTFRDEIFDQYKANRPPMPDDLRSQIEPLHKIIEAMGLPMLVISGVEADDVIGTLSQEAASKNFDVIISTGDKDMAQLVNDKVTLVNTMTETVMDIAGVESKFGIPPCYIIDYLALMGDKVDNIPGVPGVGEKTALALIQNLGGIKDIYDNIDKVSGLSFRGAKTMGAKLETNREKAELSYELATIKTDVELPQKVEELKHSDPDNTALRELFSELEFKSWLVELDNESDSAGATSDNQTPKVEVEYDCVLTEKALDGWIDVLSNAELFAFDTETTSLDYMNARVVGVSFSAEVGKAAYVPFGHDYIDAPEQLSEATVLAKLKPLLESQDHKKVGQNLKYDANVLKNHGIDLQGIAYDTMLESYVFNSVGSRHDMDTLALNHLGLKTIHFEDIAGKGAKQLTFNQIPLEEASKYAAEDADITLRLHKKLWPEVSAEEGLRKVFEEVELPLVPVLSRIERNGALLDTKLLAQQSAEHSQRISELERQVYDMAGEEFNLASPKQLGTILFEKLGLPVIKKTKSKTPSTAEEVLQELALDYPLPKLILEYRGLAKLKSTYTDKLPTMVNSQSGRLHTSYHQAVAATGRLSSTDPNLQNIPIKTEAGRRVRQAFVASPGHKILAADYSQIELRIMAHLSHDKSLCDAFSKGVDIHRATAAEVFGEELDSVTSEQRRSAKAINFGLIYGMSAFGLAKQLHIGRNDAQRYIDTYFERYPGVAQYMTDIREKAAEQGYVETILGRRLYLPEIRSNNFMRRQAAERTAINAPMQGSAADIIKRAMIDVDEWLDKDKEVEAKIIMQVHDELVLEVPEKMIDNVSSHLSTLMSGAIKLSIPLVVDVGVGNNWDEAH
- the yihA gene encoding ribosome biogenesis GTP-binding protein YihA/YsxC, which produces MSEIKYQSARFLTSAPSIRQCPEESGSEVAFAGRSNAGKSSSINTLTGNGKLARTSKTPGRTQLINFFGLNGGSELRLVDLPGYGYAKVPQEVKKQWQANLSEYLYERESLRGLVLVMDIRHPMQEFDSMMINWAVDANMPVHALLTKSDKLKRGAAKSTLLQFNQHMKKARVDDLVSAQLFSALKKDGVDNLRDKLNTWLTPEEP